A genomic region of Oceaniferula marina contains the following coding sequences:
- a CDS encoding cryptochrome/photolyase family protein: MSSTIVWFRRDLRLDDNPAWNWALKRKAPILPIYIHAPGEEQPWSRGAASKWWLHQALQDLSAQLKQSGSQLLIFKAETNQSSQSILDHILHSSGAKAIVWNRCYEPAFVERDSKIKAALTKQGISVESMNGSLLCDPLSLRNRSGKPFQVFTPFWKHCLQDPPRPPIHSDDLSITHSGHRSYSGQIPGCCNLEKLNLLPTKNWDTGISQHWQATRKSGLSQLQKTAIHCCNYHDQRDIPAIDGTSQLSAYLHFGQISPHEFHHHLIQHSASAETAQSGILRQLYWREFSAHLLYHYPHSQSHALKPEYDLFPWKFNRDHLQRWQDGTTGFPIIDAGMRQLWQTGWMHNRVRMITASFLVKHLLQPWQEGARWFWDTLVDADLANNTMGWQWIAGSGADASPYFRIFNPILQSKKFDPDGSYIRTWIPELRDLPAKWIHTPWDFPGHASLPKAASGAPAYPSPIIPHTEGRERALEAYRRFTEIKKQYSP, encoded by the coding sequence ATGTCCTCCACCATTGTCTGGTTTAGAAGAGACCTCCGGCTTGATGACAACCCGGCCTGGAACTGGGCGCTGAAACGAAAAGCCCCCATTCTCCCGATTTATATCCACGCTCCGGGAGAAGAACAACCGTGGAGCAGAGGGGCGGCATCGAAATGGTGGTTGCACCAAGCACTACAAGATCTCTCGGCCCAACTCAAACAGAGCGGAAGCCAGCTACTCATCTTCAAGGCCGAAACGAACCAATCGAGCCAATCGATATTAGATCATATTCTCCACTCAAGCGGAGCCAAAGCGATCGTCTGGAACCGTTGCTACGAACCCGCTTTCGTAGAGAGGGACTCGAAAATCAAAGCGGCTCTCACGAAACAAGGGATTTCCGTCGAAAGCATGAATGGCAGCCTCTTGTGCGACCCCCTCAGCCTCAGAAACCGCTCAGGCAAGCCGTTCCAGGTATTCACGCCCTTTTGGAAACATTGTCTGCAAGACCCGCCGAGACCACCGATCCATTCAGATGACCTGAGTATAACCCACTCCGGCCATCGTTCCTATTCCGGACAGATCCCCGGATGCTGTAACTTGGAAAAACTCAATCTCCTACCAACAAAAAACTGGGACACTGGAATCTCACAGCATTGGCAAGCGACACGTAAATCGGGCCTCAGTCAGCTACAAAAAACCGCTATCCATTGCTGCAACTATCATGACCAGCGAGACATCCCGGCTATCGACGGCACCAGTCAGCTTTCAGCTTATTTGCACTTTGGCCAAATCAGCCCTCATGAATTCCACCACCATCTCATCCAGCACTCTGCATCCGCCGAAACTGCGCAGTCCGGCATCCTGAGGCAACTCTACTGGCGTGAGTTTTCCGCTCATTTACTCTATCACTACCCACACAGTCAATCCCATGCCTTAAAACCGGAATACGATCTATTCCCATGGAAATTCAATCGTGACCACTTGCAACGCTGGCAAGATGGGACAACCGGCTTCCCGATCATCGATGCCGGCATGCGCCAACTCTGGCAGACCGGATGGATGCACAACCGAGTGCGGATGATCACCGCCTCATTCCTCGTCAAACACCTGCTCCAACCATGGCAGGAAGGTGCCCGTTGGTTCTGGGACACCCTGGTCGATGCCGACCTCGCAAACAACACCATGGGCTGGCAATGGATCGCAGGCTCAGGAGCCGACGCTTCACCCTATTTCCGAATTTTCAACCCCATCCTACAAAGCAAAAAATTCGACCCCGACGGCAGCTACATCCGAACCTGGATCCCCGAACTTCGGGACCTTCCGGCCAAATGGATCCACACCCCTTGGGATTTCCCAGGACATGCAAGCCTCCCCAAGGCTGCATCAGGAGCCCCGGCTTACCCTTCTCCCATCATTCCACACACCGAAGGCCGGGAACGGGCACTCGAAGCCTACCGCCGCTTCACCGAAATCAAAAAGCAATATTCGCCCTAG
- a CDS encoding glycosyltransferase, whose product MLVILPILALVCAPAFWFVLGKPRYMDHRKIGKALPDNNPPLNPKVSIIIPARNEEQNISKLLNSLARQSQKPHEIIVVNDQSEDSTAAVAAQGGARVHEGKKAPQGWLGKSWACQQGADTAHGELLLFLDADTELKPTALEYLILNYEDKQACISVAPYHRIEKNYEEFSAFFNVLMLAGANAFGIHHKSNPDSALFGQCLFISKHDYQRVGGHTSVKGEILENFSLARQLAKCGIPRDCRLGRGQIEMRMFPGGMSELISSWKKGFSSGAAQANPTALALSSIWITGAMFSLVSLACMCTPFVPPAFLPLSLIAYIVYVFQCLIAFRMAGNFSWVNALCYPVSLIFYQYLFFSSIIDKRRGRNILWKGRPTS is encoded by the coding sequence ATGCTCGTCATCCTTCCCATTCTGGCATTGGTCTGCGCCCCCGCATTCTGGTTCGTCCTTGGCAAACCACGCTACATGGATCACAGGAAAATCGGTAAGGCATTACCAGACAACAATCCCCCCCTCAATCCCAAAGTCAGCATCATCATCCCGGCACGCAACGAGGAGCAGAACATCTCGAAACTACTCAACTCGCTGGCCAGACAATCTCAGAAGCCACATGAAATCATTGTTGTCAATGATCAGTCGGAGGATTCCACTGCGGCAGTCGCTGCACAAGGTGGAGCCCGCGTGCACGAGGGAAAAAAGGCACCGCAAGGATGGCTGGGAAAGTCCTGGGCATGCCAACAAGGGGCTGACACTGCCCATGGGGAACTCCTGCTCTTTCTCGATGCCGATACCGAACTCAAGCCTACGGCCCTCGAATATCTGATCCTCAACTACGAGGACAAGCAGGCCTGTATCTCAGTCGCCCCCTATCATCGCATCGAAAAAAACTATGAAGAGTTCTCCGCTTTTTTCAATGTCTTGATGCTGGCTGGAGCCAATGCCTTCGGAATCCACCATAAATCCAACCCCGACTCGGCCCTGTTCGGTCAGTGCTTATTCATCTCCAAACACGACTACCAACGTGTAGGCGGGCATACATCGGTCAAGGGGGAGATCCTCGAAAATTTCAGCTTAGCCCGACAACTTGCCAAGTGTGGAATCCCTCGGGATTGTCGGCTAGGTCGTGGGCAGATCGAGATGCGTATGTTCCCGGGAGGCATGAGCGAATTGATCTCGAGTTGGAAAAAAGGTTTTTCCTCAGGTGCAGCCCAAGCCAACCCAACGGCATTGGCTCTTAGCTCCATCTGGATCACCGGAGCTATGTTCTCTCTGGTCTCCCTCGCATGCATGTGCACCCCTTTTGTTCCCCCGGCATTTTTACCACTCAGCCTGATCGCCTACATCGTCTATGTTTTCCAATGCCTGATCGCCTTTCGTATGGCCGGTAACTTTTCTTGGGTCAATGCCCTCTGTTATCCAGTCAGTCTGATATTCTATCAGTATCTCTTTTTTTCATCCATCATCGACAAACGCCGGGGGCGAAACATCCTCTGGAAAGGTCGACCAACGTCCTGA